From a region of the Asterias rubens unplaced genomic scaffold, eAstRub1.3, whole genome shotgun sequence genome:
- the LOC117305785 gene encoding cyclin-dependent kinase 5 activator 1-like, whose amino-acid sequence MGTVLSISPRPHKDNGNYGDAASLSVSNLNMLYNSKNSSNNNAKENLLSDTRPMRKHSAMFISALGWKMFNVSSKKRTANQGVSTTSFTNNQFYTGSDKTNNNHVLKPKNHQLANNNTNQTLQRQRSEVNGTVGNDVDSSIKKSFSCFNLNSHCQSNSNSQHQNQNVKNNNTTFCGIRKSSSGQLKAPTVPPKKVVQSSTSELLKCLGNFLSRRCPHLRSFDANDAIVWLRAVDRSLLVQGWQDINFLNPANVVFVFMLVRDLVSVQDVQSELELQATVLTCLYLSYSYMGNEISYPLKPFLVEEDKDNFWTRCLRIINNCSSKMLRINRDSNYFTDVLGELKSYGKS is encoded by the coding sequence ATGGGGACTGTACTATCCATCTCACCCAGGCCGCATAAGGATAACGGTAATTATGGCGACGCCGCATCGCTCAGTGTTAGCAATCTCAATATGCTCTACAACAGCAAGAATTCGTCCAACAACAACGCCAAGGAAAACCTCCTCTCTGACACCAGGCCGATGCGAAAGCATTCGGCCATGTTTATCAGTGCGCTGGGCTGGAAGATGTTCAATGTCTCCAGCAAGAAGAGAACCGCTAACCAGGGTGTCTCCACAACGTCATTCACGAATAACCAGTTTTACACTGGTTCGgacaaaaccaacaacaaccaTGTTCTGAAACCAAAGAATCATCAACTTGCCAACAATAATACCAACCAAACTCTACAGCGCCAGCGGTCGGAGGTTAACGGCACAGTTGGTAATGATGTGGATTCCAGCATCAAGAAATCTTTCTCATGTTTCAACCTGAATTCCCACTGTCAATCCAACTCTAATAGCCAGCATCAGAACCAGAATGTTAAGAACAATAACACCACCTTCTGCGGTATCAGAAAGTCCTCCAGCGGGCAGCTGAAAGCACCCACTGTACCCCCTAAGAAGGTGGTCCAATCCTCCACAAGTGAACTCCTGAAATGCTTGGGGAATTTCCTGAGCAGGCGTTGCCCGCATCTTCGCAGCTTCGACGCTAATGATGCCATCGTCTGGTTACGAGCCGTCGACCGGTCTTTACTCGTCCAAGGGTGGCAAGACATCAACTTCCTAAACCCGGCAAATGTTGTCTTTGTCTTCATGCTGGTCCGAGACCTCGTATCGGTCCAAGACGTACAGAGTGAATTAGAACTCCAGGCTACAGTACTAACATGCCTATATCTCTCCTACAGCTACATGGGCAATGAGATCAGCTACCCGCTCAAACCGTTTCTGGTTGAGGAAGACAAAGACAACTTCTGGACCAGATGTCTAAGAATCATAAACAATTGCAGCTCCAAGATGTTGAGGATAAACAGAGACTCAAACTACTTCACCGATGTCTTGGGTGAACTTAAATCCTATGGCAAAAGCTAA